Proteins co-encoded in one Streptomyces sp. JH34 genomic window:
- a CDS encoding AAA family ATPase, with translation MTSDMTMTTGTTTTPGAPDRSTPPAGVSGRENRQVTAPEDQYGTELAFLAAHDSGPRPPGWLLTPRAVVTFVMGSAGEALGLPKSARPGAGVPRRLVIEQKFVGERALVERCVVTLAGERGLLLVGEPGTAKSMLSELLSAAVCGTSALTVQGTAGTTEDQLKYGWNYALLLAQGPTEQALVPSPVLTAMTRGAVARVEEVTRCLPEVQDALVSLLSERRIAVPELAGSEGAQVYAAPGFTLIATANLRDKGVSEMSAALKRRFNFETVGPIGDVDAETALVRRQSRAAVERAGADYQVDDSVLEALVTAFRDLRDGRSVEGWEVERPSTVMSTAEAVSVAGSLGLATAYFPGDRDVLSLLPGHLLGVVRKDDPADAARLLGYWDGPVRRRAEQGSATWRSLWELRAVLEN, from the coding sequence ATGACGAGCGACATGACAATGACCACCGGCACCACCACCACGCCCGGGGCCCCGGACCGGTCGACACCCCCTGCCGGTGTCTCCGGCCGGGAGAACCGCCAGGTCACAGCACCGGAGGATCAGTACGGCACCGAGCTGGCCTTCCTCGCCGCCCACGACTCGGGACCGCGCCCGCCCGGCTGGCTGCTCACCCCGCGTGCCGTCGTCACCTTCGTGATGGGCAGTGCGGGCGAGGCACTCGGCCTGCCGAAGTCCGCGCGGCCCGGCGCCGGAGTGCCGCGGCGCCTGGTGATCGAGCAGAAGTTCGTCGGCGAACGGGCTCTGGTCGAACGCTGCGTGGTGACCCTCGCCGGGGAGCGCGGGCTGCTGCTGGTGGGAGAACCCGGGACCGCCAAGTCGATGCTCTCCGAACTGCTGTCGGCGGCCGTCTGCGGGACGAGCGCGCTCACCGTGCAGGGCACCGCGGGCACCACCGAGGATCAGCTCAAGTACGGCTGGAACTACGCGCTGCTGCTCGCCCAGGGCCCCACCGAGCAGGCCCTGGTGCCGTCCCCGGTGCTCACCGCCATGACCCGGGGTGCCGTCGCCCGCGTGGAGGAGGTCACCCGTTGTCTGCCCGAGGTCCAGGACGCGCTCGTGTCCTTGCTGTCCGAACGGCGGATCGCGGTACCCGAACTCGCGGGGAGTGAGGGTGCCCAGGTGTACGCGGCCCCCGGGTTCACACTCATCGCCACCGCCAACCTCCGGGACAAGGGCGTGTCGGAGATGTCGGCGGCGCTGAAGCGGCGCTTCAACTTCGAGACCGTGGGCCCGATCGGTGACGTGGACGCCGAGACCGCGCTCGTCCGACGCCAGTCGCGGGCCGCTGTCGAACGGGCGGGTGCCGACTACCAGGTGGACGACTCGGTCCTCGAAGCCCTCGTCACCGCTTTTCGGGACCTGCGCGACGGCCGCTCCGTGGAAGGCTGGGAGGTCGAGCGCCCGTCCACGGTGATGAGCACGGCGGAGGCGGTCTCCGTCGCGGGATCTCTGGGCCTGGCCACCGCGTACTTCCCGGGCGACCGCGACGTGCTCTCTCTCCTGCCCGGCCATCTGCTCGGCGTCGTCCGCAAGGACGACCCCGCCGACGCGGCACGGCTGCTGGGGTACTGGGACGGGCCGGTGCGCAGGCGCGCGGAGCAGGGGTCGGCAACCTGGCGTTCCCTGTGGGAGCTTCGCGCGGTGCTGGAGAACTGA
- a CDS encoding DUF4132 domain-containing protein — protein sequence MGWVPAGDYEVALEAGQVVCRNGKGRRLKTVPAKLKDDPAVVGLRQLTEWLERHERRCLTDVEQWMVRSLPVPTAVLAQVWPDPAWQAALRDVVVTGTDGGVAGFLRDVDPTRGLGLVDLDGDTVRITPDVVRVPHPVLLDDLEDLREFAVELGVHQNVEQLFREVWHRPQGIAPDTTSVDTYAGGVFKELRFLHGRVTQLGYRSRGGYAVCPVVEDGATAEARIWIGEHDGYDEYGTETGPLGWTDPAGQALTAAEVGPVTWSEGMRMAAALYAGRDVEDEERAA from the coding sequence ATGGGGTGGGTACCGGCGGGTGACTACGAAGTCGCCCTGGAGGCAGGCCAGGTGGTGTGCCGCAACGGGAAGGGACGGCGGCTGAAGACCGTCCCGGCCAAACTGAAGGATGATCCGGCGGTCGTCGGGCTCCGGCAGTTGACCGAGTGGCTGGAGCGGCACGAACGCCGGTGCCTGACCGACGTCGAGCAGTGGATGGTGCGCTCGCTGCCTGTGCCCACGGCTGTTCTCGCCCAGGTCTGGCCCGACCCGGCCTGGCAGGCGGCCCTGCGGGACGTCGTGGTGACCGGCACGGACGGCGGGGTCGCCGGGTTCCTGCGCGATGTCGACCCCACGCGCGGTCTCGGCCTCGTCGACCTGGACGGCGACACGGTCCGCATCACCCCGGATGTCGTCAGGGTGCCTCACCCCGTCCTCCTCGACGACCTCGAAGATCTGAGGGAGTTCGCTGTCGAACTGGGGGTGCACCAGAACGTGGAACAACTGTTCCGCGAGGTGTGGCACCGCCCGCAGGGCATCGCCCCGGACACCACCTCCGTCGACACCTACGCCGGCGGAGTGTTCAAGGAACTGCGATTCCTGCACGGCCGCGTCACCCAGCTCGGGTACCGGTCACGCGGCGGGTACGCCGTCTGCCCGGTCGTCGAGGACGGTGCCACCGCCGAGGCCCGCATCTGGATCGGCGAGCACGACGGATACGACGAGTACGGCACGGAGACGGGCCCCCTGGGCTGGACCGACCCCGCGGGGCAGGCGTTGACGGCCGCCGAGGTCGGACCTGTCACCTGGTCCGAGGGCATGCGCATGGCGGCGGCGCTCTACGCCGGCCGCGACGTGGAGGACGAGGAGCGGGCGGCATGA
- a CDS encoding phosphatase PAP2 family protein encodes MHLAYDGSSIDGPAYLSIVGLAHRAPGWVDSLVTGWSAFGLGLFALLMVLAWWQARRADTPAAAVTALAVPPVTVLAFGVDSLLKLAVHENRPCRQLHAITLEACPAPGDWSFPSNHAALASAAAFALLLVSRRLGLVALAAAALMAASRVWVGAHYPHDVLIGFAVGALVALPATWAVQRKQSALAARLKNGPLRPLLTTARPAPDGGGGFAGRQ; translated from the coding sequence ATGCATCTCGCCTACGACGGCTCGTCCATCGACGGCCCTGCCTACCTCAGCATCGTCGGGCTGGCCCATCGGGCGCCCGGCTGGGTCGACAGCCTGGTCACCGGCTGGTCGGCCTTCGGGCTGGGACTGTTCGCCCTGTTGATGGTCCTCGCCTGGTGGCAGGCCCGACGCGCGGACACTCCGGCAGCGGCGGTCACCGCACTGGCGGTCCCACCGGTCACCGTCCTCGCCTTCGGCGTCGACTCCCTGCTGAAGCTGGCCGTCCACGAGAACCGCCCCTGCCGGCAACTGCACGCGATCACCCTCGAAGCGTGCCCCGCGCCCGGCGACTGGTCCTTCCCCAGCAACCACGCAGCCCTCGCCTCTGCGGCCGCCTTCGCGCTGCTCCTCGTATCACGACGCCTGGGCCTCGTCGCCTTGGCCGCCGCGGCCCTGATGGCGGCCTCCCGGGTGTGGGTGGGTGCGCACTACCCCCACGACGTCCTCATCGGGTTCGCCGTCGGCGCGCTCGTCGCCCTCCCCGCCACCTGGGCCGTGCAGCGCAAGCAGAGCGCGCTCGCCGCCCGGCTGAAGAACGGCCCGCTGCGCCCCTTGCTGACCACGGCCCGACCAGCCCCCGACGGCGGTGGCGGCTTCGCCGGGAGGCAGTGA
- a CDS encoding DedA family protein: MTPAHPVAAPMYLAVNLLDAQSLLATFGMLGLALVLFAETGLLVGFFLPGDSLLFTAGLLSAGTADKPATLSLPWVLLASAAGALAGAQCGYLIGRRAGGAVLARSGSKRLHHGTERAGELLQRYGHPKAIVLARFVPVVRTVLNPLAGALDVPTRVFTLWQIAGGLVWTAGLVLAGYGLGSSVPDVDRYLLPVIALIVIVSLLPPAAGLLRSRRAAKHRNETP, from the coding sequence ATGACACCCGCGCACCCGGTCGCAGCACCGATGTACCTCGCGGTGAATCTGCTCGACGCGCAGTCGCTGCTCGCCACCTTCGGCATGCTGGGACTCGCCCTCGTCCTCTTCGCCGAAACCGGTCTGCTGGTCGGGTTCTTCCTGCCCGGCGACTCCCTCCTCTTCACCGCCGGCCTCCTGTCCGCAGGCACGGCGGACAAGCCGGCGACACTGTCCCTGCCCTGGGTCCTGCTCGCCTCGGCAGCCGGCGCTCTGGCCGGTGCCCAGTGCGGCTACCTCATCGGGCGTCGAGCGGGCGGGGCGGTCCTCGCCCGCAGCGGGTCCAAGCGCCTGCACCACGGCACGGAGCGTGCCGGGGAGCTACTACAACGGTACGGCCACCCCAAAGCGATCGTGCTGGCCCGCTTCGTCCCCGTGGTGCGGACGGTCCTGAACCCGCTCGCCGGGGCACTGGACGTCCCCACCCGGGTCTTCACCCTCTGGCAGATCGCCGGTGGCCTGGTCTGGACGGCCGGCCTGGTGCTGGCCGGGTACGGCCTCGGCTCATCCGTTCCCGATGTCGACCGCTATCTGCTGCCCGTCATCGCCCTGATCGTCATTGTGTCCCTGCTGCCGCCGGCAGCAGGACTGCTCCGCTCCCGGCGGGCCGCCAAGCACCGGAACGAGACCCCCTGA
- a CDS encoding BlaI/MecI/CopY family transcriptional regulator: MTDTEGERRPAGELEASVLEALWAAGVPQSAAQVRASISQDLARTTVATLLGRLHKKGVVERRADGRGYVYFAVEDSHGLTAQRMHRELDQGGDNRSVVLARFVDGLSPQDEAELLRLLEDGRE, translated from the coding sequence TTGACGGACACCGAAGGCGAGCGCAGGCCCGCCGGCGAGCTGGAGGCCAGCGTGCTCGAGGCGCTGTGGGCAGCCGGAGTCCCGCAGTCGGCAGCGCAGGTCAGAGCATCGATATCCCAGGATCTGGCGCGCACCACGGTGGCCACTCTGCTGGGACGGCTGCACAAGAAGGGAGTGGTGGAGCGCCGGGCGGACGGGCGCGGATACGTCTACTTCGCGGTGGAGGACTCACACGGCCTGACTGCCCAGCGTATGCACCGCGAACTTGACCAGGGCGGCGACAACCGCAGCGTCGTGCTGGCCCGATTCGTCGACGGACTCAGCCCGCAGGACGAGGCCGAGCTGCTCCGCCTGCTGGAGGACGGCCGCGAGTGA
- a CDS encoding M48 family metalloprotease — translation MITLLLIPLLLPWALPPLARRTAQRVRPDMALCVMTGAAAALALGVVSCLGVLLLPLVLRVPVIAALAHVLQPVHAGPPALVVAVAALSAGALAVTMGVGVRGAAVEVTRLRTARKKIAHLPGAGDMRVVDDERPDAFALPGGMRGAGRIVVTEGMLQALQPGEREVLIGHERAHLAARHHLFLAVAQLAGWCHPALSAVIPHISFAAERAADEAAARVCGDRRLAARAVGRAALAATHRRNRGALPVVAAGGTTGPVPARVKALLAKPPVRRTAPALMAMVLLCAVAGASSLTGAAWLHHGVEVAQGELPPNG, via the coding sequence GTGATCACCCTCCTGCTGATCCCACTGCTGCTGCCGTGGGCGTTGCCACCTCTGGCGCGAAGGACTGCCCAACGGGTACGTCCGGACATGGCGCTGTGCGTCATGACCGGTGCGGCGGCCGCACTGGCCCTTGGCGTCGTTTCCTGCCTGGGAGTCCTTCTCCTTCCGCTCGTCCTCCGTGTTCCCGTGATCGCCGCCCTCGCCCACGTCCTCCAGCCGGTCCACGCCGGCCCGCCGGCTCTTGTCGTCGCGGTCGCCGCACTGTCGGCAGGCGCCCTCGCCGTGACCATGGGCGTCGGGGTGCGGGGTGCCGCAGTCGAAGTGACGCGGCTGCGAACAGCCCGGAAGAAGATTGCTCACCTGCCCGGAGCGGGGGACATGCGCGTCGTCGACGACGAGCGGCCGGACGCCTTCGCGCTGCCCGGCGGTATGCGGGGGGCGGGGCGGATCGTGGTCACCGAGGGCATGCTCCAGGCCTTGCAGCCTGGAGAGCGCGAGGTGCTGATCGGGCACGAGCGCGCTCACCTGGCTGCCCGACACCACCTGTTCCTCGCGGTCGCCCAGCTCGCCGGCTGGTGTCACCCAGCCCTGTCCGCCGTCATCCCGCACATCTCCTTCGCCGCGGAACGGGCTGCGGACGAGGCTGCTGCCCGGGTGTGCGGAGACCGCCGTCTGGCCGCCCGGGCTGTCGGGCGCGCCGCCTTGGCCGCGACCCATCGCCGGAACCGTGGCGCACTGCCGGTTGTCGCCGCAGGAGGAACTACCGGCCCCGTGCCCGCGCGGGTCAAGGCGCTGCTTGCGAAGCCTCCAGTCCGGCGCACGGCCCCGGCTCTGATGGCCATGGTCCTCCTGTGCGCCGTAGCGGGTGCGTCATCTCTCACCGGGGCTGCCTGGCTGCACCACGGGGTCGAAGTCGCGCAGGGCGAACTGCCCCCGAACGGATAG
- a CDS encoding sigma-70 family RNA polymerase sigma factor: MAAEESARQILETLNEEQAGRILAGMNEVIRAGEEMRKLRAEMIKALAGFGWTQERIAQFTDMSQPAVSKQMAKHRTDDLPPHSTGALLGQRDVPWLEGRLWGLAELISEALDETARCTRCVNALTRGKKRFTPRNIDELRRLVEEDLRLHLTELPDGCQAAYDEISRGLDLPSKVAPTTSASVRRSIGHRIQRDLLRGAHAAGLRGGQR; this comes from the coding sequence GTGGCAGCCGAAGAGAGTGCGCGTCAGATCCTTGAGACGCTGAACGAGGAACAAGCCGGGCGGATACTCGCGGGCATGAACGAGGTCATTCGCGCGGGCGAGGAGATGCGGAAGCTGCGCGCAGAGATGATCAAGGCGCTTGCCGGCTTCGGCTGGACGCAGGAACGTATCGCGCAGTTCACCGACATGAGTCAGCCCGCTGTGTCCAAACAGATGGCGAAGCACAGGACCGATGACCTGCCGCCGCATTCGACGGGGGCGCTCCTCGGGCAGCGCGATGTCCCCTGGCTCGAAGGACGACTGTGGGGACTCGCCGAGCTGATCTCCGAGGCCCTCGACGAAACCGCCCGCTGTACCCGCTGCGTCAACGCACTGACCCGGGGGAAGAAACGCTTCACCCCCCGCAACATCGACGAGCTGCGGCGTCTCGTCGAGGAGGATCTGAGGCTGCACTTGACGGAGCTGCCCGACGGTTGTCAGGCCGCGTACGACGAGATCAGCCGCGGTCTCGACCTTCCCTCCAAGGTCGCCCCCACCACATCGGCATCGGTACGACGCTCCATCGGTCACCGGATTCAACGCGATCTGCTCAGGGGTGCGCACGCCGCTGGACTCCGCGGTGGTCAACGATGA
- a CDS encoding alpha/beta hydrolase: protein MPTFSAPDGTQLSYRVTGDGDPVVCIPGGPADSVYLGDLGGLSAYRRLIVLDLRGTGRSGIPQDTTSYRCDRLTDDVEALRRHLGLARMDLLGHSAGTNIATHYAARHPEKVSRLALIGPSPRAVGVAITAGTRRELAQLRKNEPWFPAAFTALEAITEGTGSDWESIAPFFWGRWDATAQQHHAASRPSNQEAAALFAAEGAFDPENTRAALRACDAPLLLLTGEFDLNSPPASAAEIAEAFPDATLVVQPGAGHYPWLDDPGRFVATTEAFLRR from the coding sequence ATGCCTACCTTCTCCGCACCTGACGGAACCCAGCTCTCGTACCGCGTGACCGGTGACGGCGACCCAGTCGTCTGCATCCCTGGAGGACCTGCGGACTCCGTCTACCTCGGCGACCTCGGCGGCCTGTCCGCGTACCGTCGGCTGATCGTGCTGGACCTTCGCGGAACCGGCCGGTCCGGGATCCCACAGGACACCACCTCCTACCGCTGCGATCGCCTGACCGACGATGTCGAGGCCCTGCGCCGACACCTCGGCCTTGCGCGGATGGATCTGCTCGGCCACTCCGCCGGCACGAACATCGCGACGCACTACGCGGCCCGGCATCCGGAGAAAGTCAGCAGGCTCGCCCTCATCGGCCCCAGCCCCCGGGCTGTCGGCGTGGCGATCACAGCCGGGACGCGGCGCGAACTCGCGCAACTCCGGAAGAACGAGCCGTGGTTCCCGGCGGCGTTCACCGCTCTGGAAGCGATCACCGAGGGCACGGGCAGCGACTGGGAATCCATCGCCCCCTTCTTCTGGGGCCGGTGGGACGCCACGGCACAGCAGCACCACGCAGCCAGCCGGCCGAGCAACCAGGAGGCCGCAGCTCTCTTCGCGGCCGAGGGCGCCTTCGACCCGGAGAACACTCGTGCGGCGCTGCGTGCGTGCGACGCTCCTCTTCTGCTGCTCACCGGAGAGTTCGACCTGAACAGCCCGCCTGCGTCCGCGGCGGAGATCGCGGAGGCGTTCCCCGACGCCACGCTCGTGGTGCAACCGGGAGCGGGCCACTATCCGTGGCTCGACGACCCGGGCCGGTTCGTGGCGACGACGGAGGCGTTCCTCCGCCGCTGA
- a CDS encoding MFS transporter: MTCDAAGGGGISGTRSLRSLGGVLAAMAVSLTGTRISVVALPWFVLVTTGSATQTGLVAFCEMTPYVVVKAFTGPLVDRIGPRAVSWTTDLSSATAAAAVPLLHTLDLLSFPLLLVLVALIGAARGPGDLAKEVMVPEAAELGRVPLERATGLSGVIERLASTVGLAIGGSLVALLGPLTALAVNAGCFALGSVIIKLALPRGMGHTAEEAPSSAGKTEPGYWRRFGEGFTFLRGEPLLLTVIVMVGITNLLDAAITSVLVPVWARESGVGPAAIGLMGSVMGAAGVGGSLIAAMAAHRLRRRMMVLTGFLLAGAPRFLILAADAPPRMVITVFAVSGFGAGFVNPVLGAVLVERVPRQMLGRVNALGDSLAWAGIPLGGLLAGAAVTAFGLVPVLLTCGAAYFLTTNLAGLRPEWREIDRTRGRGVLKAHTEEEVPQDSASTTT, from the coding sequence ATGACCTGCGACGCCGCAGGGGGCGGCGGCATATCCGGCACGAGGTCCTTACGGTCGCTGGGCGGGGTGCTGGCGGCGATGGCCGTGTCGCTGACGGGCACGCGGATCTCCGTTGTGGCACTGCCCTGGTTCGTCCTGGTCACGACCGGCAGCGCCACTCAGACCGGGCTGGTCGCCTTCTGCGAGATGACTCCCTACGTGGTGGTCAAGGCGTTCACCGGGCCGCTGGTGGACCGGATCGGCCCACGAGCCGTTTCCTGGACCACCGATCTGTCCAGCGCGACCGCCGCCGCCGCGGTTCCCCTCCTCCACACTCTGGACCTGCTCTCCTTTCCCCTTCTGCTGGTGCTGGTCGCGCTGATCGGCGCGGCCAGGGGACCCGGCGACCTGGCCAAGGAGGTGATGGTCCCGGAAGCAGCCGAGCTCGGCCGGGTGCCGCTGGAGCGGGCCACGGGTCTGTCCGGCGTGATCGAGCGGCTCGCCTCCACCGTCGGTCTGGCGATCGGCGGGTCCCTGGTGGCGCTGCTCGGTCCCCTGACCGCACTCGCCGTCAACGCGGGCTGCTTCGCCCTCGGATCGGTGATCATCAAACTCGCGCTGCCGCGCGGCATGGGGCACACGGCCGAGGAAGCCCCCTCGTCGGCCGGGAAGACGGAACCGGGCTACTGGCGGCGGTTCGGCGAGGGTTTCACCTTCCTGCGCGGCGAGCCGCTGCTGCTCACCGTCATCGTCATGGTCGGCATCACCAACCTGCTGGACGCGGCGATCACCTCGGTGCTCGTACCCGTGTGGGCCAGGGAGTCCGGCGTCGGGCCGGCCGCGATCGGCCTGATGGGCAGCGTGATGGGAGCCGCGGGAGTCGGCGGGAGCCTGATCGCCGCGATGGCCGCCCACCGGCTGCGGCGCCGGATGATGGTCCTCACCGGGTTCCTGCTGGCCGGGGCACCGAGGTTCCTGATCCTCGCCGCCGATGCCCCGCCACGGATGGTGATCACGGTGTTCGCGGTCAGCGGGTTCGGCGCCGGCTTCGTCAACCCGGTGCTGGGGGCAGTTCTCGTCGAGCGGGTGCCGCGCCAAATGCTGGGACGGGTCAACGCGCTCGGTGACTCACTGGCCTGGGCCGGTATCCCTCTCGGTGGGCTGCTCGCCGGGGCGGCGGTGACCGCCTTCGGACTGGTACCGGTTCTGCTCACCTGTGGCGCCGCGTACTTCCTCACCACGAACCTGGCCGGACTGCGGCCGGAATGGCGCGAGATTGACCGAACGCGTGGGCGGGGCGTCCTGAAGGCGCATACGGAGGAAGAAGTCCCACAAGACAGTGCGAGTACGACGACATAG
- a CDS encoding helix-turn-helix domain-containing protein, which produces MADAVERPGGPKVEKDSIVLDAQGLRALAHPVRVQLVGLLRKYGPSTATRVAERLGVNSGTASYHLRQLGAAGFVEEDTGRGNARERWWRSVHRTTWFNDPELAEREPEAALAYQQSVASIYTLRAQQTLNELQTMPRAWRNTFDMSDWALRLTPEETADLYRELTEVIARYRRDAPETAASAPEGAERVAVITQILPELDAPAASSLPSLPQDAEGKPTS; this is translated from the coding sequence ATGGCTGATGCAGTGGAGAGGCCGGGCGGCCCGAAGGTTGAGAAGGACTCGATTGTCCTGGACGCACAGGGGCTGCGCGCCCTGGCGCATCCGGTGCGCGTGCAGCTGGTCGGGCTGTTGCGGAAGTACGGCCCGTCGACGGCCACCCGTGTTGCGGAGCGGCTGGGCGTGAACTCCGGTACGGCCAGCTACCACCTCCGGCAGCTCGGCGCGGCCGGTTTCGTCGAGGAGGACACCGGACGCGGCAACGCGCGAGAACGCTGGTGGCGTTCGGTGCACCGGACCACCTGGTTCAACGATCCGGAACTGGCCGAGCGGGAGCCCGAGGCGGCACTGGCCTATCAGCAGTCCGTCGCCTCCATCTACACCCTGCGTGCGCAGCAGACCCTGAACGAGCTTCAGACTATGCCCCGCGCGTGGAGGAACACCTTCGACATGAGCGACTGGGCCCTGCGGCTCACCCCCGAGGAAACCGCAGACCTGTACCGGGAGTTGACCGAGGTCATCGCACGCTACCGGCGGGACGCGCCGGAGACCGCGGCAAGTGCTCCCGAGGGAGCCGAGCGGGTTGCCGTGATCACGCAGATCCTGCCCGAACTGGATGCGCCTGCCGCGTCGTCGCTCCCTTCCCTGCCGCAGGATGCGGAAGGGAAGCCCACCTCATGA